One genomic segment of Calonectris borealis chromosome 18, bCalBor7.hap1.2, whole genome shotgun sequence includes these proteins:
- the CARD8 gene encoding caspase recruitment domain-containing protein 8 isoform X9, producing MTCPCDTMESHPTAFCTLYQDESYHGLNLLSPLPGNCCCIREGLPEVTPEITQDFFKDRTEYRAHLPGRGIFQCSITGLSFEVKSAVTITYRYATWTRHLSEADQETWMPAGPLFRIEVQPGVVRAVHLPHFICLAEGVNTSLCSVAHFKSGKMTLERPTRLIAFSAVLENPSFSLLGVLWRRLRSTLNSLPMHSLVLIFQQLSAASTTLHLYLIPDDNSVKQAIEKQEMNWNSKLIPKPSPFNPLFFGCVYKVTSTNFVVIMPEAHLPFCYKSPKEQQLFVEIYIREMAEEIGLLMTDIRNGTVVWRASLRSGDISLPAPVSKTFSGAAFMKKHKTELCSRMRQLSTILLHLRDANVINSDEEEEVQGQDTSHRRSRVLLELAEKKGLEAQEQLYQILRMKDPYLIADLEKSS from the exons ATGACCTGCCCCTGCGACACTATGGAATCACACCCAACTGCTTTTTGCACCTTATATCAAGAC GAGAGCTATCACGGGCTGAACCTGCTCTCACCACTGCCGGGAAACTGCTGCTGTATAAGGGAG GGTCTTCCAGAAGTGACGCCGGAGATAACCCAAGACTTTTTCAAGGACCGCACCGAGTACCG AGCTCACCTCCCTGGTAGAGGCATCTTCCAGTGCTCCATCACAGGCCTCAGCTTCGAGGTGAAGTCGGCAGTGACCATCACCTACAGATATGCCACCTGGACCAGGCACCTGAGCGAGGCTGACCAGGAAACGTGGATGCCCGCCGGACCCCTCTTCCGCATCGAGGTGCAGCCTGGGGTCGTGCGGGCAGTGCATCTCCCCCACTTCATCTGCCTGGCAG AAGGCGTAAATACCAGCCTGTGCTCTGTTGCCCATTTTAAATCTGGGAAGATGACCCTGGAGAGACCGACCAGACTGATCGCTTTCTCTGCTGTCCTGGAGAATCCCAGCTTCTCACTGCTTGGGGTGCTTTGGAGGAGGTTACGTTCAACCTTAAATTCACTCCCTATGCACTCCTTGGTGCTGATCTTCCAGCAGCTCAGTGCTGCAAGTACAACTCTTCACCTCTACCTGATCCCAGATGACAACTCTGTGAAGCAG GCCattgaaaaacaagaaatgaattGGAATTCAAAGCTTATTCCCAAACCTTCTCCATTCAACCCTCTGTTCTTCGGCTGCGTTTACAAGGTGACCAGTACGAATTTTGTGGTGATAATGCCTGAA GCACACTTGCCATTTTGCTACAAGAGTCCGAAGGAACAGCAGCTCTTTGTCGAGATCTACATCAGGGAAATGGCAGAAGAAATTGGGCTCCTTATGACAGACATACGCAATGGCACCGTGGTCTGGAGGGCATCACTGAGATCAG gtGATATTAGTCTTCCAGCCCCTGTCTCCAAGACCTTCTCAG GTGCAGCCTTCATGAAGAAGCACAAGACCGAGCTTTGCTCTAGGATGAGGCAGCTCTCCACCATTCTGCTACACTTACGGGATGCAAACGTCATCAACAGCGATGAAGAAGAGGAGGTGCAAGGTCAAGATACGAGTCACAGGAGGAGCCGAGTTTTGCTGGAGCTAGCTGAGAAGAAAGGGCTGGAGGCCCAGGAGCAGCTCTACCAGATCCTCCGCATGAAAGACCCATACCTCATTGCAGACCTGGAGAAGTCCAGCTAG
- the CARD8 gene encoding caspase recruitment domain-containing protein 8 isoform X3 has protein sequence MRWYTRGPVRLMGSARLGEGCLRMASSPKHEAKMTMYSCCSSHRRKVPGGRPSQISDRRGLRERRGELSRAEPALTTAGKLLLYKGGSSRSDAGDNPRLFQGPHRVPVRAVGRSWSTFQKPCPTWHEPVVPPTCRAHLPGRGIFQCSITGLSFEVKSAVTITYRYATWTRHLSEADQETWMPAGPLFRIEVQPGVVRAVHLPHFICLAEGVNTSLCSVAHFKSGKMTLERPTRLIAFSAVLENPSFSLLGVLWRRLRSTLNSLPMHSLVLIFQQLSAASTTLHLYLIPDDNSVKQAIEKQEMNWNSKLIPKPSPFNPLFFGCVYKVTSTNFVVIMPEAHLPFCYKSPKEQQLFVEIYIREMAEEIGLLMTDIRNGTVVWRASLRSGDISLPAPVSKTFSGAAFMKKHKTELCSRMRQLSTILLHLRDANVINSDEEEEVQGQDTSHRRSRVLLELAEKKGLEAQEQLYQILRMKDPYLIADLEKSS, from the exons ATGCGGTGGTACACAAGGGGACCAGTACGGCTAATGGGATCGGCAAGGTTGGGTGAAGGCTGCTTGAGGATGGCTTCCTCTCCCAAACATGAGGCAAAAATGACAATGTATTCCTGTTGTTCCAGTCACAGGCGTAAGGTTCCAGGGGGCAGACCTTCGCAAATCTCTGACAGACGAGGCCTCAGGGAGCGCAGAG GAGAGCTATCACGGGCTGAACCTGCTCTCACCACTGCCGGGAAACTGCTGCTGTATAAGGGAG GGTCTTCCAGAAGTGACGCCGGAGATAACCCAAGACTTTTTCAAGGACCGCACCGAGTACCGGTAAGAGCTGTTGGGCGAAGCTGGAGCACCTTCCAAAAGCCCTGTCCCACGTGGCATGAGCCTGTCGTTCCTCCCACCTGCAGAGCTCACCTCCCTGGTAGAGGCATCTTCCAGTGCTCCATCACAGGCCTCAGCTTCGAGGTGAAGTCGGCAGTGACCATCACCTACAGATATGCCACCTGGACCAGGCACCTGAGCGAGGCTGACCAGGAAACGTGGATGCCCGCCGGACCCCTCTTCCGCATCGAGGTGCAGCCTGGGGTCGTGCGGGCAGTGCATCTCCCCCACTTCATCTGCCTGGCAG AAGGCGTAAATACCAGCCTGTGCTCTGTTGCCCATTTTAAATCTGGGAAGATGACCCTGGAGAGACCGACCAGACTGATCGCTTTCTCTGCTGTCCTGGAGAATCCCAGCTTCTCACTGCTTGGGGTGCTTTGGAGGAGGTTACGTTCAACCTTAAATTCACTCCCTATGCACTCCTTGGTGCTGATCTTCCAGCAGCTCAGTGCTGCAAGTACAACTCTTCACCTCTACCTGATCCCAGATGACAACTCTGTGAAGCAG GCCattgaaaaacaagaaatgaattGGAATTCAAAGCTTATTCCCAAACCTTCTCCATTCAACCCTCTGTTCTTCGGCTGCGTTTACAAGGTGACCAGTACGAATTTTGTGGTGATAATGCCTGAA GCACACTTGCCATTTTGCTACAAGAGTCCGAAGGAACAGCAGCTCTTTGTCGAGATCTACATCAGGGAAATGGCAGAAGAAATTGGGCTCCTTATGACAGACATACGCAATGGCACCGTGGTCTGGAGGGCATCACTGAGATCAG gtGATATTAGTCTTCCAGCCCCTGTCTCCAAGACCTTCTCAG GTGCAGCCTTCATGAAGAAGCACAAGACCGAGCTTTGCTCTAGGATGAGGCAGCTCTCCACCATTCTGCTACACTTACGGGATGCAAACGTCATCAACAGCGATGAAGAAGAGGAGGTGCAAGGTCAAGATACGAGTCACAGGAGGAGCCGAGTTTTGCTGGAGCTAGCTGAGAAGAAAGGGCTGGAGGCCCAGGAGCAGCTCTACCAGATCCTCCGCATGAAAGACCCATACCTCATTGCAGACCTGGAGAAGTCCAGCTAG
- the CARD8 gene encoding caspase recruitment domain-containing protein 8 isoform X5, translating to MGSQPVLRMGAAHCHLWRVAGAGGCCTWSQERDFTRPAGQAGTAPAPACFLPAGAGSRASTTPDAGDVAHALRKPLLLPPAGKHAGGEKYSLRVLSPVFPSAGELSRAEPALTTAGKLLLYKGGSSRSDAGDNPRLFQGPHRVPVRAVGRSWSTFQKPCPTWHEPVVPPTCRAHLPGRGIFQCSITGLSFEVKSAVTITYRYATWTRHLSEADQETWMPAGPLFRIEVQPGVVRAVHLPHFICLAEGVNTSLCSVAHFKSGKMTLERPTRLIAFSAVLENPSFSLLGVLWRRLRSTLNSLPMHSLVLIFQQLSAASTTLHLYLIPDDNSVKQAHLPFCYKSPKEQQLFVEIYIREMAEEIGLLMTDIRNGTVVWRASLRSGDISLPAPVSKTFSGAAFMKKHKTELCSRMRQLSTILLHLRDANVINSDEEEEVQGQDTSHRRSRVLLELAEKKGLEAQEQLYQILRMKDPYLIADLEKSS from the exons ATGGGCTCACAGCCAGTCCTGCGGATGGGGGCTGCCCATTGCCACCTGTGGCGGGTGGCAGGAGCTGGTGGGTGCTGCACTTGGTCCCAGGAGAGGGACTTTACCCGGCCGGCAGGCCAGGCAGGCACAGCTCCCGCGCCAGCCTGTTTCctccctgcaggagcagggagcagggccagcactACACCTGACGCTGGGGATGTTGCTCATGCTCTCAGAAAacctctgctcctgcctccagcagGCAAGCACGCTGGAGGGGAGAAGTACAGCTTGCGAGTGCTTTCCCCTGTGTTCCCCTCTGCAGGAGAGCTATCACGGGCTGAACCTGCTCTCACCACTGCCGGGAAACTGCTGCTGTATAAGGGAG GGTCTTCCAGAAGTGACGCCGGAGATAACCCAAGACTTTTTCAAGGACCGCACCGAGTACCGGTAAGAGCTGTTGGGCGAAGCTGGAGCACCTTCCAAAAGCCCTGTCCCACGTGGCATGAGCCTGTCGTTCCTCCCACCTGCAGAGCTCACCTCCCTGGTAGAGGCATCTTCCAGTGCTCCATCACAGGCCTCAGCTTCGAGGTGAAGTCGGCAGTGACCATCACCTACAGATATGCCACCTGGACCAGGCACCTGAGCGAGGCTGACCAGGAAACGTGGATGCCCGCCGGACCCCTCTTCCGCATCGAGGTGCAGCCTGGGGTCGTGCGGGCAGTGCATCTCCCCCACTTCATCTGCCTGGCAG AAGGCGTAAATACCAGCCTGTGCTCTGTTGCCCATTTTAAATCTGGGAAGATGACCCTGGAGAGACCGACCAGACTGATCGCTTTCTCTGCTGTCCTGGAGAATCCCAGCTTCTCACTGCTTGGGGTGCTTTGGAGGAGGTTACGTTCAACCTTAAATTCACTCCCTATGCACTCCTTGGTGCTGATCTTCCAGCAGCTCAGTGCTGCAAGTACAACTCTTCACCTCTACCTGATCCCAGATGACAACTCTGTGAAGCAG GCACACTTGCCATTTTGCTACAAGAGTCCGAAGGAACAGCAGCTCTTTGTCGAGATCTACATCAGGGAAATGGCAGAAGAAATTGGGCTCCTTATGACAGACATACGCAATGGCACCGTGGTCTGGAGGGCATCACTGAGATCAG gtGATATTAGTCTTCCAGCCCCTGTCTCCAAGACCTTCTCAG GTGCAGCCTTCATGAAGAAGCACAAGACCGAGCTTTGCTCTAGGATGAGGCAGCTCTCCACCATTCTGCTACACTTACGGGATGCAAACGTCATCAACAGCGATGAAGAAGAGGAGGTGCAAGGTCAAGATACGAGTCACAGGAGGAGCCGAGTTTTGCTGGAGCTAGCTGAGAAGAAAGGGCTGGAGGCCCAGGAGCAGCTCTACCAGATCCTCCGCATGAAAGACCCATACCTCATTGCAGACCTGGAGAAGTCCAGCTAG
- the CARD8 gene encoding caspase recruitment domain-containing protein 8 isoform X8, with product MLLMLSENLCSCLQQASTLEGRSTACECFPLCSPLQESYHGLNLLSPLPGNCCCIREGLPEVTPEITQDFFKDRTEYRAHLPGRGIFQCSITGLSFEVKSAVTITYRYATWTRHLSEADQETWMPAGPLFRIEVQPGVVRAVHLPHFICLAEGVNTSLCSVAHFKSGKMTLERPTRLIAFSAVLENPSFSLLGVLWRRLRSTLNSLPMHSLVLIFQQLSAASTTLHLYLIPDDNSVKQAIEKQEMNWNSKLIPKPSPFNPLFFGCVYKVTSTNFVVIMPEAHLPFCYKSPKEQQLFVEIYIREMAEEIGLLMTDIRNGTVVWRASLRSGDISLPAPVSKTFSGAAFMKKHKTELCSRMRQLSTILLHLRDANVINSDEEEEVQGQDTSHRRSRVLLELAEKKGLEAQEQLYQILRMKDPYLIADLEKSS from the exons ATGTTGCTCATGCTCTCAGAAAacctctgctcctgcctccagcagGCAAGCACGCTGGAGGGGAGAAGTACAGCTTGCGAGTGCTTTCCCCTGTGTTCCCCTCTGCAGGAGAGCTATCACGGGCTGAACCTGCTCTCACCACTGCCGGGAAACTGCTGCTGTATAAGGGAG GGTCTTCCAGAAGTGACGCCGGAGATAACCCAAGACTTTTTCAAGGACCGCACCGAGTACCG AGCTCACCTCCCTGGTAGAGGCATCTTCCAGTGCTCCATCACAGGCCTCAGCTTCGAGGTGAAGTCGGCAGTGACCATCACCTACAGATATGCCACCTGGACCAGGCACCTGAGCGAGGCTGACCAGGAAACGTGGATGCCCGCCGGACCCCTCTTCCGCATCGAGGTGCAGCCTGGGGTCGTGCGGGCAGTGCATCTCCCCCACTTCATCTGCCTGGCAG AAGGCGTAAATACCAGCCTGTGCTCTGTTGCCCATTTTAAATCTGGGAAGATGACCCTGGAGAGACCGACCAGACTGATCGCTTTCTCTGCTGTCCTGGAGAATCCCAGCTTCTCACTGCTTGGGGTGCTTTGGAGGAGGTTACGTTCAACCTTAAATTCACTCCCTATGCACTCCTTGGTGCTGATCTTCCAGCAGCTCAGTGCTGCAAGTACAACTCTTCACCTCTACCTGATCCCAGATGACAACTCTGTGAAGCAG GCCattgaaaaacaagaaatgaattGGAATTCAAAGCTTATTCCCAAACCTTCTCCATTCAACCCTCTGTTCTTCGGCTGCGTTTACAAGGTGACCAGTACGAATTTTGTGGTGATAATGCCTGAA GCACACTTGCCATTTTGCTACAAGAGTCCGAAGGAACAGCAGCTCTTTGTCGAGATCTACATCAGGGAAATGGCAGAAGAAATTGGGCTCCTTATGACAGACATACGCAATGGCACCGTGGTCTGGAGGGCATCACTGAGATCAG gtGATATTAGTCTTCCAGCCCCTGTCTCCAAGACCTTCTCAG GTGCAGCCTTCATGAAGAAGCACAAGACCGAGCTTTGCTCTAGGATGAGGCAGCTCTCCACCATTCTGCTACACTTACGGGATGCAAACGTCATCAACAGCGATGAAGAAGAGGAGGTGCAAGGTCAAGATACGAGTCACAGGAGGAGCCGAGTTTTGCTGGAGCTAGCTGAGAAGAAAGGGCTGGAGGCCCAGGAGCAGCTCTACCAGATCCTCCGCATGAAAGACCCATACCTCATTGCAGACCTGGAGAAGTCCAGCTAG
- the CARD8 gene encoding caspase recruitment domain-containing protein 8 isoform X2, whose amino-acid sequence MAEQQRADDSPDEFYIFIRTLSGKILTVRVSLDDSVRELKVKLNAQDSSLTPDRIRLIYRYSQLQDDLPLRHYGITPNCFLHLISRRELSRAEPALTTAGKLLLYKGGSSRSDAGDNPRLFQGPHRVPVRAVGRSWSTFQKPCPTWHEPVVPPTCRAHLPGRGIFQCSITGLSFEVKSAVTITYRYATWTRHLSEADQETWMPAGPLFRIEVQPGVVRAVHLPHFICLAEGVNTSLCSVAHFKSGKMTLERPTRLIAFSAVLENPSFSLLGVLWRRLRSTLNSLPMHSLVLIFQQLSAASTTLHLYLIPDDNSVKQAIEKQEMNWNSKLIPKPSPFNPLFFGCVYKVTSTNFVVIMPEAHLPFCYKSPKEQQLFVEIYIREMAEEIGLLMTDIRNGTVVWRASLRSGDISLPAPVSKTFSGAAFMKKHKTELCSRMRQLSTILLHLRDANVINSDEEEEVQGQDTSHRRSRVLLELAEKKGLEAQEQLYQILRMKDPYLIADLEKSS is encoded by the exons ATGGCGGAGCAGCAGCGTGCGGACGACAGCCCCGACGAGTTCTACATCTTCATTAGAACTTTGTCGGGCAAAATACTTACAGTGCGAGTGTCGCTGGATGACAGTGTGAGGGAGCTTAAGGTCAAGCTGAACGCACAGGACTCCTCCCTGACACCCGATAGGATAAGGCTGATCTACAGATACAGCCAGCTGCAGGATGACCTGCCCCTGCGACACTATGGAATCACACCCAACTGCTTTTTGCACCTTATATCAAGAC GAGAGCTATCACGGGCTGAACCTGCTCTCACCACTGCCGGGAAACTGCTGCTGTATAAGGGAG GGTCTTCCAGAAGTGACGCCGGAGATAACCCAAGACTTTTTCAAGGACCGCACCGAGTACCGGTAAGAGCTGTTGGGCGAAGCTGGAGCACCTTCCAAAAGCCCTGTCCCACGTGGCATGAGCCTGTCGTTCCTCCCACCTGCAGAGCTCACCTCCCTGGTAGAGGCATCTTCCAGTGCTCCATCACAGGCCTCAGCTTCGAGGTGAAGTCGGCAGTGACCATCACCTACAGATATGCCACCTGGACCAGGCACCTGAGCGAGGCTGACCAGGAAACGTGGATGCCCGCCGGACCCCTCTTCCGCATCGAGGTGCAGCCTGGGGTCGTGCGGGCAGTGCATCTCCCCCACTTCATCTGCCTGGCAG AAGGCGTAAATACCAGCCTGTGCTCTGTTGCCCATTTTAAATCTGGGAAGATGACCCTGGAGAGACCGACCAGACTGATCGCTTTCTCTGCTGTCCTGGAGAATCCCAGCTTCTCACTGCTTGGGGTGCTTTGGAGGAGGTTACGTTCAACCTTAAATTCACTCCCTATGCACTCCTTGGTGCTGATCTTCCAGCAGCTCAGTGCTGCAAGTACAACTCTTCACCTCTACCTGATCCCAGATGACAACTCTGTGAAGCAG GCCattgaaaaacaagaaatgaattGGAATTCAAAGCTTATTCCCAAACCTTCTCCATTCAACCCTCTGTTCTTCGGCTGCGTTTACAAGGTGACCAGTACGAATTTTGTGGTGATAATGCCTGAA GCACACTTGCCATTTTGCTACAAGAGTCCGAAGGAACAGCAGCTCTTTGTCGAGATCTACATCAGGGAAATGGCAGAAGAAATTGGGCTCCTTATGACAGACATACGCAATGGCACCGTGGTCTGGAGGGCATCACTGAGATCAG gtGATATTAGTCTTCCAGCCCCTGTCTCCAAGACCTTCTCAG GTGCAGCCTTCATGAAGAAGCACAAGACCGAGCTTTGCTCTAGGATGAGGCAGCTCTCCACCATTCTGCTACACTTACGGGATGCAAACGTCATCAACAGCGATGAAGAAGAGGAGGTGCAAGGTCAAGATACGAGTCACAGGAGGAGCCGAGTTTTGCTGGAGCTAGCTGAGAAGAAAGGGCTGGAGGCCCAGGAGCAGCTCTACCAGATCCTCCGCATGAAAGACCCATACCTCATTGCAGACCTGGAGAAGTCCAGCTAG
- the CARD8 gene encoding caspase recruitment domain-containing protein 8 isoform X4 yields the protein MAEQQRADDSPDEFYIFIRTLSGKILTVRVSLDDSVRELKVKLNAQDSSLTPDRIRLIYRYSQLQDDLPLRHYGITPNCFLHLISRRSSRSDAGDNPRLFQGPHRVPVRAVGRSWSTFQKPCPTWHEPVVPPTCRAHLPGRGIFQCSITGLSFEVKSAVTITYRYATWTRHLSEADQETWMPAGPLFRIEVQPGVVRAVHLPHFICLAEGVNTSLCSVAHFKSGKMTLERPTRLIAFSAVLENPSFSLLGVLWRRLRSTLNSLPMHSLVLIFQQLSAASTTLHLYLIPDDNSVKQAIEKQEMNWNSKLIPKPSPFNPLFFGCVYKVTSTNFVVIMPEAHLPFCYKSPKEQQLFVEIYIREMAEEIGLLMTDIRNGTVVWRASLRSGDISLPAPVSKTFSGAAFMKKHKTELCSRMRQLSTILLHLRDANVINSDEEEEVQGQDTSHRRSRVLLELAEKKGLEAQEQLYQILRMKDPYLIADLEKSS from the exons ATGGCGGAGCAGCAGCGTGCGGACGACAGCCCCGACGAGTTCTACATCTTCATTAGAACTTTGTCGGGCAAAATACTTACAGTGCGAGTGTCGCTGGATGACAGTGTGAGGGAGCTTAAGGTCAAGCTGAACGCACAGGACTCCTCCCTGACACCCGATAGGATAAGGCTGATCTACAGATACAGCCAGCTGCAGGATGACCTGCCCCTGCGACACTATGGAATCACACCCAACTGCTTTTTGCACCTTATATCAAGAC GGTCTTCCAGAAGTGACGCCGGAGATAACCCAAGACTTTTTCAAGGACCGCACCGAGTACCGGTAAGAGCTGTTGGGCGAAGCTGGAGCACCTTCCAAAAGCCCTGTCCCACGTGGCATGAGCCTGTCGTTCCTCCCACCTGCAGAGCTCACCTCCCTGGTAGAGGCATCTTCCAGTGCTCCATCACAGGCCTCAGCTTCGAGGTGAAGTCGGCAGTGACCATCACCTACAGATATGCCACCTGGACCAGGCACCTGAGCGAGGCTGACCAGGAAACGTGGATGCCCGCCGGACCCCTCTTCCGCATCGAGGTGCAGCCTGGGGTCGTGCGGGCAGTGCATCTCCCCCACTTCATCTGCCTGGCAG AAGGCGTAAATACCAGCCTGTGCTCTGTTGCCCATTTTAAATCTGGGAAGATGACCCTGGAGAGACCGACCAGACTGATCGCTTTCTCTGCTGTCCTGGAGAATCCCAGCTTCTCACTGCTTGGGGTGCTTTGGAGGAGGTTACGTTCAACCTTAAATTCACTCCCTATGCACTCCTTGGTGCTGATCTTCCAGCAGCTCAGTGCTGCAAGTACAACTCTTCACCTCTACCTGATCCCAGATGACAACTCTGTGAAGCAG GCCattgaaaaacaagaaatgaattGGAATTCAAAGCTTATTCCCAAACCTTCTCCATTCAACCCTCTGTTCTTCGGCTGCGTTTACAAGGTGACCAGTACGAATTTTGTGGTGATAATGCCTGAA GCACACTTGCCATTTTGCTACAAGAGTCCGAAGGAACAGCAGCTCTTTGTCGAGATCTACATCAGGGAAATGGCAGAAGAAATTGGGCTCCTTATGACAGACATACGCAATGGCACCGTGGTCTGGAGGGCATCACTGAGATCAG gtGATATTAGTCTTCCAGCCCCTGTCTCCAAGACCTTCTCAG GTGCAGCCTTCATGAAGAAGCACAAGACCGAGCTTTGCTCTAGGATGAGGCAGCTCTCCACCATTCTGCTACACTTACGGGATGCAAACGTCATCAACAGCGATGAAGAAGAGGAGGTGCAAGGTCAAGATACGAGTCACAGGAGGAGCCGAGTTTTGCTGGAGCTAGCTGAGAAGAAAGGGCTGGAGGCCCAGGAGCAGCTCTACCAGATCCTCCGCATGAAAGACCCATACCTCATTGCAGACCTGGAGAAGTCCAGCTAG
- the CARD8 gene encoding caspase recruitment domain-containing protein 8 isoform X10, giving the protein MTCPCDTMESHPTAFCTLYQDGLPEVTPEITQDFFKDRTEYRAHLPGRGIFQCSITGLSFEVKSAVTITYRYATWTRHLSEADQETWMPAGPLFRIEVQPGVVRAVHLPHFICLAEGVNTSLCSVAHFKSGKMTLERPTRLIAFSAVLENPSFSLLGVLWRRLRSTLNSLPMHSLVLIFQQLSAASTTLHLYLIPDDNSVKQAIEKQEMNWNSKLIPKPSPFNPLFFGCVYKVTSTNFVVIMPEAHLPFCYKSPKEQQLFVEIYIREMAEEIGLLMTDIRNGTVVWRASLRSGDISLPAPVSKTFSGAAFMKKHKTELCSRMRQLSTILLHLRDANVINSDEEEEVQGQDTSHRRSRVLLELAEKKGLEAQEQLYQILRMKDPYLIADLEKSS; this is encoded by the exons ATGACCTGCCCCTGCGACACTATGGAATCACACCCAACTGCTTTTTGCACCTTATATCAAGAC GGTCTTCCAGAAGTGACGCCGGAGATAACCCAAGACTTTTTCAAGGACCGCACCGAGTACCG AGCTCACCTCCCTGGTAGAGGCATCTTCCAGTGCTCCATCACAGGCCTCAGCTTCGAGGTGAAGTCGGCAGTGACCATCACCTACAGATATGCCACCTGGACCAGGCACCTGAGCGAGGCTGACCAGGAAACGTGGATGCCCGCCGGACCCCTCTTCCGCATCGAGGTGCAGCCTGGGGTCGTGCGGGCAGTGCATCTCCCCCACTTCATCTGCCTGGCAG AAGGCGTAAATACCAGCCTGTGCTCTGTTGCCCATTTTAAATCTGGGAAGATGACCCTGGAGAGACCGACCAGACTGATCGCTTTCTCTGCTGTCCTGGAGAATCCCAGCTTCTCACTGCTTGGGGTGCTTTGGAGGAGGTTACGTTCAACCTTAAATTCACTCCCTATGCACTCCTTGGTGCTGATCTTCCAGCAGCTCAGTGCTGCAAGTACAACTCTTCACCTCTACCTGATCCCAGATGACAACTCTGTGAAGCAG GCCattgaaaaacaagaaatgaattGGAATTCAAAGCTTATTCCCAAACCTTCTCCATTCAACCCTCTGTTCTTCGGCTGCGTTTACAAGGTGACCAGTACGAATTTTGTGGTGATAATGCCTGAA GCACACTTGCCATTTTGCTACAAGAGTCCGAAGGAACAGCAGCTCTTTGTCGAGATCTACATCAGGGAAATGGCAGAAGAAATTGGGCTCCTTATGACAGACATACGCAATGGCACCGTGGTCTGGAGGGCATCACTGAGATCAG gtGATATTAGTCTTCCAGCCCCTGTCTCCAAGACCTTCTCAG GTGCAGCCTTCATGAAGAAGCACAAGACCGAGCTTTGCTCTAGGATGAGGCAGCTCTCCACCATTCTGCTACACTTACGGGATGCAAACGTCATCAACAGCGATGAAGAAGAGGAGGTGCAAGGTCAAGATACGAGTCACAGGAGGAGCCGAGTTTTGCTGGAGCTAGCTGAGAAGAAAGGGCTGGAGGCCCAGGAGCAGCTCTACCAGATCCTCCGCATGAAAGACCCATACCTCATTGCAGACCTGGAGAAGTCCAGCTAG